In Sedimentibacter sp. MB31-C6, one genomic interval encodes:
- the pruA gene encoding L-glutamate gamma-semialdehyde dehydrogenase, whose translation MNNSLIKKNQFINEQVLSYELGSREREELEKELAKMKNSFIDIPVIIGGKEIRTGNKGMCLLPHNKNKIIGEYHKAGKTEALKAVEASLKAKEEWENMPWQSRIAIFLRAAELAAGPWRAKLNASTMLTQSKTYKQAEIDSACELVDFFRYNVEYLKEIYMEQPISAKGIWNKTEYRPLEGFVFAVSPFNFTSIAANLPSAPAIAGNTVVWKPASSTVYSSYVVYQLLQEAGMPDGVINFLPGNSDDIGSLILNRPELCGIHFTGSTKVFQDMWKTVGNNISSYKTFPRLVGETGGKNYIVIHKSANLKSAVRGLIEGAFEYQGQKCSAASRAYVARSVWPEIKELLLNKASSLKVGDIEESDTFMGAVIDQKSFNTIKGYIDYIKNSEEAKIIFGGDCDDKKGYFIEPTIAVTTEPKFKTMEEEIFGPVLTIYVYEDEEFNELLSLVNNTSVYGLTGSVFAKDRFIIEQAEKVLVNSAGNFYINDRPTGAVVGQQPFGGSRLSGTNDKAGSKINILRWISPRVVKENLTN comes from the coding sequence ATGAATAACAGTTTAATAAAGAAAAATCAATTCATTAATGAGCAAGTCTTATCATATGAACTTGGTAGTAGGGAAAGGGAAGAGTTAGAAAAAGAACTGGCTAAAATGAAAAATTCATTTATAGATATACCAGTTATAATTGGCGGTAAGGAAATTCGTACTGGAAATAAGGGTATGTGTTTACTTCCACATAACAAAAATAAAATCATAGGAGAATATCATAAAGCTGGAAAAACAGAAGCTTTGAAGGCAGTTGAGGCATCTTTAAAGGCTAAGGAAGAATGGGAAAACATGCCATGGCAATCGAGGATAGCAATATTTTTAAGAGCTGCTGAACTTGCAGCAGGTCCATGGAGAGCAAAACTTAATGCTTCTACTATGCTAACTCAAAGTAAAACTTATAAGCAAGCTGAAATAGATTCAGCCTGTGAACTTGTTGACTTTTTTAGATACAATGTAGAATACTTGAAAGAGATATATATGGAACAGCCTATTTCTGCTAAAGGAATTTGGAATAAGACAGAATATAGACCTTTGGAAGGATTTGTTTTTGCAGTATCTCCTTTTAATTTTACGTCAATTGCAGCTAATTTACCATCGGCACCGGCAATTGCAGGCAATACCGTAGTATGGAAGCCGGCATCCAGCACAGTATACTCTTCTTATGTTGTATATCAACTATTGCAGGAAGCAGGTATGCCGGATGGAGTTATAAATTTTTTACCTGGCAATTCAGATGATATAGGTAGTTTGATTCTTAATAGACCAGAACTTTGCGGTATTCATTTTACTGGTTCTACAAAAGTGTTTCAAGATATGTGGAAAACAGTAGGAAATAATATTTCAAGTTATAAAACATTTCCAAGGCTTGTTGGGGAAACTGGTGGTAAGAACTATATAGTAATACACAAATCAGCGAACTTAAAATCTGCTGTACGCGGATTAATTGAAGGAGCTTTTGAATATCAGGGACAAAAATGCTCTGCAGCTTCAAGAGCTTATGTGGCAAGAAGTGTATGGCCAGAAATAAAAGAATTACTTTTAAATAAAGCAAGTAGTCTTAAAGTTGGTGATATAGAAGAATCTGATACTTTCATGGGGGCAGTAATAGATCAAAAATCATTTAATACTATTAAAGGATATATTGATTATATAAAAAATTCTGAGGAAGCTAAAATAATTTTTGGTGGTGACTGTGATGACAAAAAGGGTTATTTTATTGAACCTACAATTGCAGTAACAACTGAACCTAAATTTAAAACCATGGAGGAAGAAATCTTCGGACCTGTATTGACAATTTATGTTTACGAAGATGAAGAATTTAATGAATTATTATCATTAGTCAATAATACATCTGTTTATGGATTGACTGGTTCTGTGTTTGCAAAGGATAGATTTATAATTGAACAAGCTGAAAAAGTTCTTGTAAACTCTGCTGGCAATTTTTATATAAATGATAGACCTACTGGTGCTGTAGTAGGACAGCAGCCGTTTGGAGGTAGCAGATTGTCAGGTACTAATGATAAGGCAGGTTCAAAAATAAATATTTTACGTTGGATAAGCCCAAGAGTAGTTAAGGAAAATCTAACGAATTAA
- a CDS encoding sialidase produces the protein MYRYPYGEYPFIPVNNNMYALQQPDVQEIMQTIRSQHSNLYSQLQRATIGRMVIDYLFTLIVSFTLEQGNSNLTANQIYSRFQNQVPWFGLILRQFNIPRNQIDRVLTRVIEITLDAMRNGNGQPEPGNGWIGWEDLGGALTTAPAVSSWQQNRLDVFAGGSNNSLYHKWWDGRAWSDWENLGGTLTSAPGAVSWGPNRIDVFVRGTDQSLYHKWWDGSRWSDWESLGGELTSAPSVSSWQQNRLDVFARGTDNSLYHKWWDGTRWNDWENLGGTLTSAPAAISWGPNRIDVFARGENDNLIHKWWDGRSWSNWESLGGTLTSGPAVSSRRANHLDVFVRGRNNRLYKRTWNGSRWEDWEDLGGNLDSGPAAISWGPNRTDVFARGQNRNLIHLYQGQ, from the coding sequence ATGTACAGATATCCATATGGAGAATATCCATTTATTCCTGTGAATAATAATATGTATGCTCTTCAACAGCCTGATGTACAAGAAATTATGCAAACAATTCGCTCACAGCATAGTAATTTATATTCTCAATTGCAAAGAGCAACTATTGGCCGTATGGTCATTGATTATTTATTTACACTTATTGTAAGCTTTACACTTGAACAAGGAAATAGCAATTTAACAGCTAACCAAATATACAGTAGATTCCAAAATCAGGTTCCATGGTTTGGATTAATATTAAGACAATTTAATATTCCGCGAAATCAAATAGATAGAGTACTAACTAGAGTAATTGAAATAACTTTAGATGCAATGAGAAATGGCAATGGTCAACCAGAACCAGGTAATGGATGGATAGGTTGGGAAGATTTAGGAGGAGCTCTAACTACAGCACCAGCAGTATCTTCTTGGCAACAAAACCGTCTTGATGTATTTGCAGGAGGTTCAAATAATAGCCTTTACCACAAATGGTGGGATGGGAGAGCATGGAGCGACTGGGAGAATCTTGGTGGAACATTAACATCTGCACCAGGAGCTGTATCGTGGGGACCTAATCGTATTGACGTATTTGTAAGAGGAACAGATCAAAGTCTCTACCATAAATGGTGGGATGGATCAAGGTGGAGCGATTGGGAAAGTCTTGGTGGTGAATTGACTTCTGCACCATCAGTATCTTCATGGCAACAAAATCGTCTTGATGTATTCGCTAGAGGTACAGATAACAGCCTCTATCATAAATGGTGGGATGGAACGCGTTGGAATGATTGGGAAAATCTTGGCGGAACATTAACATCAGCACCAGCGGCTATATCTTGGGGACCAAATAGAATAGATGTATTCGCCAGAGGTGAAAATGATAACTTAATCCATAAATGGTGGGACGGAAGAAGTTGGAGCAACTGGGAGAGCCTTGGAGGTACACTTACATCTGGACCTGCTGTTTCGTCTCGTCGTGCAAATCACCTAGATGTGTTTGTTAGAGGAAGAAATAATAGATTATATAAGAGAACATGGAATGGCTCTCGATGGGAAGATTGGGAAGACTTAGGCGGAAATTTAGACTCTGGACCAGCTGCAATTTCTTGGGGCCCAAATCGTACAGATGTATTTGCCAGAGGACAGAACAGAAACCTTATCCATTTATACCAAGGTCAATAG
- a CDS encoding MoaD/ThiS family protein: MEVEVKLFASFRNGRWKGKRLSFAYEVSIKDILKILNINEDELGILLVNGSYSKIDTILKNNDVLAIFPPVAGG; encoded by the coding sequence ATGGAAGTTGAAGTCAAGTTGTTTGCTTCTTTCAGAAATGGTCGTTGGAAAGGCAAACGTTTATCCTTCGCTTATGAAGTAAGTATAAAAGACATACTTAAAATTCTTAATATAAATGAAGACGAACTAGGAATACTCTTGGTAAATGGAAGTTATAGCAAAATAGATACTATTTTAAAAAATAATGATGTATTGGCAATATTTCCTCCTGTAGCAGGAGGATAA
- a CDS encoding 4Fe-4S dicluster domain-containing protein has product MSKGIVISPDKCTGCRTCELVCSFTKNDTFNPKDSAISVQFFDEVGIQVPMTCLQCDEPHCMTVCTVNALTKDEETGIVHYDSEKCIGCKLCVSACPFGNMTYSSRLKKVVKCDLCDGYPQCVKLCPSGALEYKELDSNLQKRKDIASQFVEVFGEGAK; this is encoded by the coding sequence ATGTCAAAAGGAATAGTTATTTCTCCAGACAAATGTACAGGATGTAGAACTTGTGAACTAGTATGTTCATTTACTAAAAACGATACTTTTAATCCAAAAGATTCTGCTATTTCTGTACAATTTTTTGACGAAGTAGGTATACAAGTACCTATGACTTGCTTACAATGTGATGAACCCCATTGTATGACAGTTTGCACAGTTAATGCACTTACAAAAGATGAAGAAACAGGTATAGTTCATTATGATAGTGAAAAATGTATTGGTTGTAAACTGTGTGTTAGCGCATGTCCATTTGGAAATATGACTTACAGTTCTAGACTAAAAAAAGTAGTAAAATGTGATTTATGTGATGGATATCCTCAATGCGTAAAATTATGTCCTAGTGGAGCTTTAGAGTATAAGGAATTAGACAGTAATTTACAAAAAAGGAAGGACATTGCCAGCCAATTTGTTGAAGTATTTGGAGAGGGGGCAAAATAA
- a CDS encoding aldehyde ferredoxin oxidoreductase family protein, translating into MKGWTGKLIRVNLSDRTIKLEKLKMDDANLYLGGRGLGSKYLYDEIDPTIEPLSPENKLIFMTGPMTGTYAACAGRFNVVAKAPLTGTIGAANSGGHFGPELKFAGYDGIIFEGKSDSPVYLNINNDVIELKSAKHLWGKNVFETTDILQQENDENSKVACIGPAGEKLVLFATVMNEKDRAAGRSGLGAVMGSKNLKAVVVKGTKSIGVANKAEFMKSVLDARNKLKENPVTGAGLGAYGTQILVNILNESHALPTNNWQTSYFEDAEKISGEFLAENYLVRNKACFACPIGCGRVVKIPDGKYKGIVAGPEYEAGWSFGASSGVNDMNAIDKANHVCNMLGMDPITMGSTIACAMELYEKGFITKEDLDGKALEFGDEEGIIEWAELTGIREGFGDTLALGSYRLAEKYGHTELSMSVKKQEMPAYDGRAIQGMAISYATSNRGGCHVRGYLTSPEVLGIPVKTDPLETEGKPELLKTFQDLTALVDSSDICLFTTFALGLPEISAMLRSTIGIDLSDEEMLKIGERIWNLEKLFNIEAGFSRADDTLPPRLLNEALTSGPAKGRVAQIDKMLDKYYEVRGWDKYGIPTIEKLEELSIQEKATEASF; encoded by the coding sequence ATGAAAGGATGGACTGGAAAATTAATTAGAGTAAATTTAAGTGATAGAACTATAAAGCTTGAAAAACTAAAAATGGATGATGCCAACTTATATCTTGGAGGTAGAGGTTTAGGCTCTAAATATTTATATGATGAAATTGATCCTACAATTGAACCCCTAAGTCCTGAAAATAAGCTAATTTTCATGACTGGACCTATGACCGGAACATACGCTGCCTGCGCTGGAAGATTTAACGTAGTAGCAAAAGCTCCATTAACAGGTACAATTGGTGCAGCAAACTCTGGTGGACATTTTGGGCCAGAATTAAAATTCGCAGGTTATGACGGTATTATCTTTGAAGGAAAATCCGACTCTCCTGTCTATTTGAATATTAACAATGATGTTATAGAACTTAAAAGTGCAAAACATCTTTGGGGTAAAAACGTTTTTGAAACGACAGACATTCTGCAACAAGAAAATGATGAAAATTCAAAAGTAGCTTGTATTGGTCCTGCAGGTGAAAAATTAGTACTATTTGCTACTGTTATGAACGAAAAAGACAGAGCTGCTGGAAGGTCAGGACTAGGAGCTGTTATGGGTTCTAAAAATCTTAAAGCGGTTGTTGTAAAAGGAACTAAAAGTATAGGTGTAGCTAATAAAGCTGAATTTATGAAATCTGTACTTGATGCAAGAAACAAATTAAAAGAAAACCCTGTTACAGGTGCTGGACTTGGTGCATATGGAACTCAAATTTTAGTAAATATATTAAACGAATCTCACGCTCTTCCAACTAACAACTGGCAAACTTCATATTTTGAAGACGCAGAAAAAATAAGTGGTGAATTTTTAGCAGAAAATTATCTTGTACGTAACAAAGCATGTTTTGCTTGCCCCATTGGCTGTGGTAGAGTAGTAAAAATACCAGATGGTAAGTATAAGGGAATTGTGGCAGGTCCAGAATATGAAGCAGGATGGTCTTTTGGAGCTTCCAGTGGTGTAAATGACATGAACGCCATAGACAAAGCAAATCATGTATGTAATATGTTAGGCATGGATCCAATTACAATGGGCTCTACTATAGCCTGTGCAATGGAACTTTATGAAAAAGGATTTATTACTAAGGAAGACCTAGATGGGAAAGCTTTAGAATTTGGTGATGAAGAGGGAATAATTGAATGGGCAGAACTTACAGGAATTAGAGAAGGTTTTGGAGATACTCTAGCTTTAGGTTCTTACAGATTAGCAGAGAAGTATGGACATACTGAACTATCTATGAGCGTTAAAAAACAAGAAATGCCAGCTTATGATGGTAGAGCTATTCAAGGAATGGCTATTTCATATGCAACAAGTAACAGAGGCGGTTGTCACGTAAGAGGTTACTTAACATCTCCAGAAGTTTTAGGTATACCAGTAAAAACAGATCCATTAGAAACAGAAGGAAAACCTGAACTTTTAAAAACTTTTCAAGATTTAACTGCCTTAGTTGATTCATCAGATATCTGCTTATTTACTACCTTTGCATTAGGACTACCAGAAATATCTGCCATGCTAAGAAGCACAATTGGAATTGATTTGTCTGACGAAGAAATGTTAAAAATTGGTGAAAGAATTTGGAATCTAGAAAAACTATTTAACATTGAAGCAGGTTTTTCTAGAGCTGACGATACCTTACCACCTAGACTTTTAAATGAAGCATTAACCAGTGGTCCTGCGAAAGGTAGAGTAGCTCAAATAGATAAAATGCTTGATAAATATTATGAAGTCAGAGGTTGGGATAAATACGGTATTCCAACTATTGAAAAGCTTGAAGAACTTTCAATACAAGAAAAAGCTACCGAAGCAAGCTTTTAA
- a CDS encoding NADH-quinone oxidoreductase subunit NuoE family protein, which produces MKIDSSIDYNETIKIIRKYPNEKKFTLAILQDIQKEYGFIPKEVMTKISDYLNIPLSDIYSMSTFYKALSLKEKGKYIIKVCNGTACHIRGSNSLIEELTDILNIAPEETTEDGLFSIEIVNCLGACALAPVMMVNGKYYGSMTKEKVKTVIDEYRGLEHEQ; this is translated from the coding sequence ATGAAAATAGATTCTTCTATTGATTATAATGAAACAATTAAAATAATAAGAAAATATCCTAATGAAAAAAAGTTTACCCTAGCCATACTTCAAGATATACAAAAAGAATATGGTTTTATTCCTAAAGAAGTAATGACTAAAATTTCAGATTATTTAAATATACCCTTAAGTGATATCTACAGTATGTCTACCTTTTATAAAGCCTTAAGTTTGAAAGAAAAAGGAAAATATATTATAAAGGTTTGTAACGGTACAGCTTGTCATATTAGAGGTTCAAATTCATTAATCGAAGAATTAACAGATATTTTAAACATTGCTCCTGAAGAAACGACAGAAGATGGCTTATTTTCAATTGAAATTGTAAACTGCTTAGGTGCTTGCGCTCTTGCTCCAGTTATGATGGTAAATGGTAAATATTATGGCAGTATGACAAAAGAAAAAGTTAAAACTGTAATCGATGAATATAGGGGGCTAGAACATGAACAATAG
- a CDS encoding NADH-quinone oxidoreductase subunit NuoF yields MNNSNRKILVCCGTGCLANNSFEVYTKLKEKLKDTKIAVQPLVKATGCNGLCEKGPVVKILPDDISYFKVSTKDVDAIVEKTILNGEIIDKLLYYDTNEKKKLISHKDATFYKHQQKISLRNIGEVDPLLIEDYLERDGYKALRKVLFEMTSEEIIDVIEASGLRGRGGAGFPTGSKWRTCYKYNNFPKYIVCNGDEGDPGAFMDRSIMEGDPNTVIEGMIICGYAIKSHKGYLYIRDEYELARKNMQIAIDNAKKHGYLGENIIGSNFDFDLEIVRGGGAFVCGESSALMASIEGNVGEPRAKYIRSVEKGLWNQPTILNNVETWANIPPIISNGAKWFKSIGIENNSGTKVFSLVGKVKNTGLVEVPMGTKLRELVFDIGGGIIKDRPFKAIQTGGPSGGCIPKEHLDISLDFDSLSNIGSMMGSGGVIVMDDTTCMVELARYYMEFLSEESCGKCTTCREGIKIMLEILTNITKGEGELEDIELLLDLSETISNASLCGLGKTAPNPVITTIKYFKDEYIDHIVNQKCNAGICKKLTSYYIEEEICIGCGLCAKKCPTNAITGIKKEPHIINADICVKCGACFTNCPTGAVKIGGVVVESKN; encoded by the coding sequence ATGAACAATAGTAACAGAAAAATATTAGTATGTTGCGGTACTGGCTGCTTAGCAAACAATAGTTTTGAAGTATATACAAAATTAAAAGAAAAATTAAAAGATACAAAAATTGCCGTGCAACCTTTAGTAAAAGCTACTGGTTGTAATGGATTGTGTGAAAAAGGTCCCGTCGTAAAAATATTGCCAGATGATATATCTTATTTTAAGGTATCAACAAAGGATGTTGATGCAATAGTTGAAAAAACTATTCTGAATGGTGAAATAATTGACAAGCTTCTATACTATGATACAAATGAAAAAAAGAAACTTATATCACACAAAGATGCAACATTTTATAAACATCAACAAAAAATTTCACTTAGAAATATAGGTGAAGTAGATCCTTTATTAATTGAAGATTATTTAGAGAGAGATGGCTATAAAGCTTTAAGAAAAGTGCTATTTGAAATGACTTCAGAAGAAATAATTGATGTAATTGAAGCTTCTGGGTTAAGAGGTAGAGGTGGAGCAGGATTTCCTACAGGTAGCAAATGGAGAACCTGTTATAAGTATAATAACTTTCCTAAATACATAGTTTGTAATGGTGATGAAGGTGACCCCGGTGCTTTTATGGATAGAAGTATTATGGAAGGTGACCCTAATACTGTTATTGAAGGTATGATTATTTGCGGATATGCTATAAAATCTCATAAAGGATATCTTTACATTAGAGATGAATATGAACTTGCTAGAAAAAACATGCAGATAGCAATTGATAACGCAAAAAAACATGGATACTTAGGTGAAAATATAATTGGTAGCAATTTTGATTTTGATTTAGAAATTGTAAGAGGCGGAGGAGCCTTTGTATGTGGTGAATCTAGTGCTTTAATGGCTTCTATTGAAGGAAATGTTGGCGAACCTAGAGCCAAATATATAAGAAGTGTTGAAAAAGGACTATGGAATCAACCAACTATACTAAACAATGTTGAAACTTGGGCTAATATACCTCCTATTATTAGCAATGGCGCTAAGTGGTTTAAAAGTATTGGTATAGAAAATAATTCCGGCACGAAAGTATTTTCTCTTGTGGGAAAGGTTAAAAATACTGGTCTTGTTGAAGTTCCTATGGGTACGAAATTAAGAGAATTAGTATTTGATATTGGAGGAGGTATTATTAAAGATAGACCTTTTAAAGCAATACAAACAGGAGGTCCGTCAGGAGGCTGTATACCAAAGGAACATTTAGATATTTCTCTAGACTTTGATTCATTAAGCAATATTGGTTCTATGATGGGCTCAGGCGGAGTCATAGTAATGGATGATACTACCTGTATGGTCGAATTAGCCAGATACTATATGGAATTTCTTTCTGAAGAATCATGTGGTAAATGTACAACCTGCCGTGAAGGTATAAAAATTATGCTTGAAATATTAACAAATATCACCAAAGGAGAAGGTGAGCTTGAGGATATTGAATTGCTATTAGATTTATCAGAAACCATTAGTAACGCTTCTTTATGTGGATTAGGTAAAACAGCACCAAATCCTGTTATAACAACTATAAAATATTTCAAAGATGAATATATAGATCACATTGTTAATCAAAAATGCAATGCAGGCATTTGTAAAAAATTAACATCCTACTATATTGAAGAGGAAATATGTATTGGATGTGGACTATGTGCCAAAAAATGTCCTACTAATGCTATAACTGGAATAAAAAAAGAACCTCATATTATAAATGCAGATATATGTGTCAAATGTGGTGCATGTTTCACTAATTGCCCTACTGGTGCTGTTAAGATTGGGGGTGTTGTTGTTGAAAGTAAAAATTAA
- a CDS encoding 2Fe-2S iron-sulfur cluster-binding protein — translation MKVKINGKLYNGNTGETLMELAKRNNIYIPNLCHKKGFEGQGRCRLCIVEINDGGKTKIVSSCVYPIKDGIEVSTNSDKIIKIRKNIILLLLLRTPNNDTIKSLAKEYNVDIHYKYLDNKKKENCILCGLCVEACDKLGTKAISLVNRGTTKKVSTPYDDASKDCIGCAACVEVCPTDAISIDDKNGKRTIWNRTFNLVSCSICGKYFTTYEALKYTDDKLNIEKENQICNSCKRKEISKKFKESFKNTY, via the coding sequence TTGAAAGTAAAAATTAATGGAAAACTTTATAATGGTAATACTGGTGAAACTTTAATGGAGTTAGCAAAAAGAAACAATATTTATATCCCTAATCTCTGTCACAAAAAAGGATTTGAAGGTCAAGGAAGATGCCGATTATGTATAGTTGAAATAAATGACGGAGGAAAAACTAAAATCGTATCTTCATGTGTTTATCCAATTAAAGATGGTATTGAAGTTTCAACAAACTCCGATAAGATTATAAAAATAAGAAAAAATATAATTTTACTTCTTTTATTAAGAACTCCAAACAATGATACAATCAAATCTTTAGCTAAGGAATATAATGTTGATATTCATTATAAATATTTAGATAATAAAAAGAAAGAAAACTGTATTTTATGCGGTTTATGTGTTGAAGCATGTGATAAACTAGGTACAAAAGCCATATCATTAGTAAATAGAGGTACAACTAAAAAAGTATCAACTCCATACGATGATGCTTCTAAAGATTGTATAGGATGTGCAGCTTGTGTGGAAGTATGTCCAACTGATGCAATTAGTATTGATGATAAGAATGGCAAAAGAACAATTTGGAACAGAACATTTAATTTAGTTTCTTGCTCAATATGTGGTAAATATTTTACAACTTATGAAGCTTTAAAATATACAGATGATAAACTTAACATAGAAAAAGAAAATCAAATTTGTAACTCTTGTAAACGAAAAGAAATTAGTAAAAAATTTAAGGAATCATTTAAAAACACTTATTAA
- a CDS encoding small, acid-soluble spore protein, alpha/beta type yields MSSRNKLVIPEAQQAINDLKMEIAQDLGIPTLNGMTSNMYPALVNGLSVREMVRMGEQMLINKNTSKERSIY; encoded by the coding sequence ATGAGTAGCAGAAATAAATTAGTAATACCTGAAGCACAGCAGGCTATAAATGATTTAAAGATGGAAATTGCCCAAGATTTAGGCATTCCGACATTAAATGGTATGACATCAAATATGTATCCTGCTTTAGTGAATGGTTTAAGCGTTAGAGAAATGGTTCGCATGGGTGAACAAATGCTCATTAACAAAAACACTTCTAAAGAACGCAGTATATACTAA
- a CDS encoding LCP family protein — MKHFIKVFFTSLICFLIVIMGGIYLFNELYNTGNAEATDIINNITGKDDNKRINVLLLGLEHERSDTIMIASYDVKNKSADIISIPRDTYVDRDGFVNSANNKINSVYTVKGIEGLEKMIKSITGIKIDKYVTIDYDGVRAAVDAVDGVEVDVPFHMRYTDPYSDPPLDINIPAGNQTIYGDTAMEFLRFRKTNYSGYSGYPEGDIGRIQAQQNFVKSAIKKSLSFKLPKVVSDVYPYVNTDFSLSEVTSLAVNSLGISSENITFHILPGDTQTKNGLSFYIMDFEGTKDLVYQILEIQ; from the coding sequence TTGAAGCATTTTATAAAAGTCTTCTTTACATCCCTTATTTGTTTTTTAATAGTTATTATGGGAGGCATATATTTATTTAATGAACTATATAATACGGGAAATGCGGAAGCAACAGATATTATTAATAATATAACAGGAAAAGATGATAATAAAAGGATAAATGTATTATTATTAGGATTAGAACATGAACGTTCAGATACTATAATGATAGCTAGTTATGATGTGAAAAATAAGTCGGCAGATATTATATCAATCCCTAGAGATACATATGTGGACAGAGATGGTTTTGTTAATAGCGCAAATAACAAAATTAATTCAGTTTATACTGTAAAAGGAATTGAAGGACTAGAAAAAATGATAAAAAGCATAACTGGGATTAAGATAGATAAATATGTAACTATAGATTATGATGGAGTAAGGGCAGCCGTTGATGCAGTTGATGGTGTTGAGGTTGATGTACCATTTCATATGAGATATACAGATCCATATTCTGACCCACCTTTGGATATTAATATACCTGCAGGTAATCAAACAATATATGGCGATACTGCGATGGAATTTTTGAGATTTAGAAAAACTAATTATTCTGGTTATAGTGGCTATCCAGAAGGAGATATAGGTAGAATACAGGCTCAACAAAATTTTGTAAAATCTGCAATTAAAAAATCTTTAAGCTTTAAATTACCAAAAGTTGTAAGTGATGTTTATCCATATGTTAATACAGATTTTTCCTTGTCGGAGGTAACATCTTTAGCTGTCAATAGTCTAGGAATTTCTTCAGAAAATATAACTTTTCATATATTGCCAGGAGATACTCAAACAAAAAATGGACTTTCGTTTTATATAATGGATTTTGAAGGCACAAAAGATTTAGTTTATCAGATATTAGAAATTCAATAA
- a CDS encoding cob(I)yrinic acid a,c-diamide adenosyltransferase, producing the protein MKIYTKTGDKGKTSLYDGTKIDKDSLRVESYGTVDELNSVIGFASKFVEDDDISSKLLKIQKRLFFVAGELATVEEGKFKFKVREEDIEGLERIIDEYLPKISGFDKFIVPGTSRASAALHVSRTICRRAERRILSLKKEEEVSDILIKFVNRLSDVLYTFARYLETDLTIMDFESSYNEKI; encoded by the coding sequence ATGAAAATATATACTAAAACAGGTGATAAAGGTAAAACATCTCTATATGATGGTACTAAAATTGATAAAGATTCTCTTAGAGTAGAATCTTATGGTACAGTTGATGAATTGAATTCAGTTATAGGGTTTGCATCTAAGTTTGTAGAAGATGATGACATTAGTAGTAAGTTATTAAAAATACAAAAGCGCTTATTCTTTGTAGCAGGAGAGTTGGCAACTGTTGAAGAAGGAAAATTCAAATTTAAAGTTAGAGAAGAAGATATTGAAGGACTTGAAAGAATAATAGATGAATATTTACCTAAAATAAGTGGTTTTGATAAGTTTATTGTTCCTGGGACATCTAGGGCATCTGCAGCGCTTCATGTTTCTAGAACTATATGCAGGAGAGCAGAGCGTAGAATTCTAAGTCTTAAAAAAGAAGAAGAAGTAAGTGATATTCTAATTAAATTTGTAAATAGATTATCTGATGTATTATATACTTTCGCAAGATATTTAGAAACTGACTTAACAATAATGGACTTTGAAAGTTCGTATAATGAAAAAATATAA